From one Gossypium hirsutum isolate 1008001.06 chromosome D08, Gossypium_hirsutum_v2.1, whole genome shotgun sequence genomic stretch:
- the LOC107913124 gene encoding LRR receptor-like serine/threonine-protein kinase ER1 — MGKQGRRRMGSYALFLIALFLCKFFAVAILDPLDFLALQSIRKSLHDLPGSNFFASWDFTSDPCNFAGVYCDSDKVIALNLGDLRAGSPGLTGRIDPAIGKLSALAELSIVPGRIYGSLPQSVSQLKDLRFLAISRNFISGDIPATLGQLRSLKTLDLSYNLLTGEIPRSIGTLPELTNVILCHNHLSGSVPPFLSQVLTRVDLKHNALTGSLAPDSLPPSLQSLSLAWNQLTGAVDRLLSRLDQLNYLDLSLNQFTGPIPSQLFSFPITNLQLERNLFTGSVQPADQVTISTIDLSHNRLWGQISPMLSTVQNLYLNNNRFNGQVPASFVDRLLSGSIQILYLQHNYLTGIEIKPTAEIPVSSSLCLQYNCMVPPVQTPCPLKAGNEKTRPTAQCNEWKG; from the coding sequence ATGGGTAAACAAGGAAGGAGAAGAATGGGTTCTTATGCTCTGTTTTTGATTGCTCTCTTTCTATGTAAGTTCTTTGCTGTTGCAATTTTGGACCCACTTGATTTTTTAGCTTTACAGTCCATTAGGAAGTCTCTGCATGATTTGCCTGGCTCTAATTTTTTTGCTTCATGGGATTTTACCTCCGATCCTTGTAATTTCGCCGGAGTTTACTGTGATTCCGATAAAGTGATAGCTCTTAATCTGGGTGACCTGCGTGCTGGTTCTCCGGGTTTAACTGGAAGAATAGACCCTGCCATTGGCAAACTATCTGCTCTTGCAGAGTTATCTATAGTTCCGGGTCGGATCTATGGTTCGTTGCCGCAGTCAGTCTCACAGTTAAAGGACCTTCGGTTTTTAGCGATCAGCCGGAATTTTATCTCCGGGGATATCCCGGCGACTCTTGGCCAATTGAGAAGTCTTAAGACGCTTGATCTCAGCTACAATCTGCTCACCGGAGAAATCCCTCGCTCCATCGGAACCTTGCCGGAGCTCACCAACGTTATCCTCTGCCACAACCATCTCTCCGGTTCGGTCCCTCCGTTTCTCTCCCAAGTCCTAACCCGGGTGGACCTCAAACACAATGCACTCACCGGCTCGCTCGCTCCGGACTCCCTCCCTCCTTCGCTCCAGTCCCTCTCTCTCGCCTGGAACCAGTTGACTGGGGCGGTTGACAGGCTTCTATCCCGGCTCGACCAGTTAAACTACCTAGACTTGAGTTTGAACCAGTTCACCGGTCCCATCCCCAGCCAGCTGTTCTCATTCCCCATTACGAACCTCCAGTTGGAAAGAAACTTGTTTACCGGTTCAGTCCAACCAGCTGATCAAGTGACAATCTCGACCATTGATCTAAGTCACAACAGGCTGTGGGGTCAGATATCACCAATGTTGTCAACCGTACAGAATCTTTACCTGAATAACAACCGTTTCAACGGTCAGGTCCCGGCCAGCTTCGTGGACCGGCTATTATCCGGCAGCATACAAATACTATATTTGCAGCATAACTATTTGACAGGGATCGAGATTAAACCGACGGCCGAGATCCCTGTAAGCAGTTCGCTGTGTCTACAGTATAATTGCATGGTGCCGCCCGTACAGACGCCGTGCCCATTGAAGGCCGGCAATGAGAAGACTAGGCCTACTGCCCAGTGCAACGAATGGAAAGGGTAG